In a genomic window of Pedobacter sp. KBS0701:
- a CDS encoding GDP-L-fucose synthase, translating into MDQSAKVYVAGHNGMVGSAIVRKLKAEGFSNVIFRSSKELDLRNQKAVADFFETEKPQYVFLAAAKVGGILANNTYRADFLYENLMIQNNVIHSAYLNKVTKLMFLGSSCIYPKMAPQPLKEDYLLTGELEPTNEPYAIAKIAGIKLCDAYRAQYGCNYISVMPTNLYGPNDNYDLNNSHVLPALIRKVISAKNNNETSVTIWGTGTPRREFLHVDDLADACFFLMQTYDEPGLVNIGVGEDVTILELAQLIADVVGYSGEIVTDQTKPDGTPRKLMDVQKLNEKGWRAKISLASGIRNVYNEVKDLNWN; encoded by the coding sequence ATGGATCAATCTGCTAAGGTTTATGTTGCCGGACACAATGGAATGGTAGGTTCTGCAATTGTAAGAAAATTAAAAGCTGAAGGGTTTAGCAATGTTATTTTTCGATCCTCAAAGGAATTGGATTTAAGAAATCAGAAAGCAGTTGCTGATTTTTTTGAAACGGAGAAACCGCAATATGTTTTTCTAGCTGCAGCTAAAGTTGGGGGAATATTAGCGAACAACACCTATCGTGCCGACTTCCTGTACGAAAATCTCATGATCCAGAATAATGTTATCCACTCGGCATACTTAAATAAAGTAACTAAGTTGATGTTTTTAGGTTCATCTTGCATCTATCCCAAAATGGCACCGCAACCGCTTAAAGAAGATTATCTTTTAACCGGCGAATTAGAACCGACGAACGAACCCTATGCCATAGCTAAAATTGCAGGGATTAAGTTATGTGACGCATATCGCGCGCAATATGGTTGTAATTATATCTCAGTGATGCCAACTAATCTTTACGGACCTAATGATAATTATGACTTAAACAATTCACATGTTTTACCGGCGCTGATTCGCAAAGTAATTTCAGCAAAAAACAATAACGAGACAAGTGTAACGATATGGGGCACTGGTACACCCAGAAGAGAATTTCTGCACGTAGATGATTTAGCTGACGCCTGCTTTTTTCTGATGCAAACGTATGATGAACCTGGATTGGTAAATATCGGCGTAGGGGAAGACGTTACCATTTTAGAACTCGCACAATTAATCGCCGATGTGGTTGGCTATTCAGGTGAAATCGTTACAGACCAAACTAAACCGGATGGAACACCCCGGAAACTAATGGATGTACAAAAACTGAATGAAAAGGGCTGGAGGGCTAAAATATCTTTAGCATCGGGAATCAGAAATGTCTATAATGAGGTAAAAGACTTAAACTGGAATTAA
- a CDS encoding DUF1972 domain-containing protein — protein sequence MKVAILGTRGIPNHYGGFEQCAEYLAVGLVKKGFDVIVYNSHNHPYQEKEWNNVKIVHCYDPEDKLGTAGQFIYDLNCILDVRKQRCDVILQLGYTSSSIWGRLMPKNSVVTTNMDGLEWKRTKYSEKVKTFLRWAEKLGVKYSDHLISDSIGIQNYLKDKYQKDSTFIAYGATLFEKPNIEQLKPYGLTPYVYDMLIARLEPENSIETILDGVVLANLQRPFLVVGKHNTTYGAFLKQKYALQAQIQFVGGIYDIEVLNNLRYYSNLYFHGHTVGGTNPSLLEAMASNSLICANDNPFNRYILEDDAIYFNEAIEVKQHLERVVCQEPAYQAKTKNNADKIVNIYDWNIIVDQYAQHLEEVGGKFNRFRK from the coding sequence ATGAAAGTTGCAATTTTAGGTACCAGAGGTATCCCAAATCATTATGGTGGATTTGAACAATGTGCTGAATATTTAGCCGTAGGTTTGGTTAAAAAGGGGTTTGACGTGATTGTCTACAATAGTCATAACCACCCTTATCAGGAAAAGGAATGGAACAATGTAAAGATTGTTCATTGTTATGATCCGGAGGATAAATTGGGCACGGCCGGCCAGTTTATATATGACCTTAATTGCATTTTAGATGTGAGAAAACAGCGATGCGATGTGATATTGCAGTTGGGTTATACAAGCAGTTCTATCTGGGGAAGACTGATGCCTAAAAATAGTGTAGTTACTACTAATATGGATGGGTTAGAATGGAAACGAACAAAATACTCTGAAAAGGTCAAAACATTTCTTCGCTGGGCTGAAAAGTTGGGTGTAAAGTATAGTGATCATTTGATTTCAGATTCAATTGGTATCCAGAATTATTTGAAAGATAAATATCAAAAAGATTCTACATTTATTGCATACGGCGCTACACTATTCGAAAAACCAAATATAGAACAATTAAAGCCATACGGGCTAACACCCTATGTTTATGATATGCTAATTGCCAGGCTGGAACCTGAGAATAGTATCGAAACTATCCTTGATGGTGTTGTTTTAGCCAATTTGCAACGGCCGTTTTTAGTTGTTGGCAAACACAACACAACATACGGAGCATTTCTAAAACAGAAATATGCCTTGCAAGCCCAGATTCAGTTTGTTGGTGGAATTTATGATATTGAGGTATTGAACAATTTACGATACTACTCTAACCTGTACTTCCATGGTCATACCGTTGGCGGAACCAATCCGTCGCTCCTGGAAGCGATGGCCTCTAATAGTTTAATTTGTGCAAATGATAATCCTTTCAATAGGTATATTTTAGAAGATGATGCCATTTACTTCAACGAAGCGATAGAGGTAAAACAACACTTAGAACGCGTTGTTTGCCAGGAACCGGCGTACCAGGCCAAAACTAAAAATAATGCTGATAAAATTGTTAATATTTATGATTGGAATATCATTGTAGATCAATACGCGCAACATCTAGAAGAAGTTGGCGGTAAGTTTAACAGGTTTCGTAAGTAG
- a CDS encoding UDP-glucose 6-dehydrogenase, with product MTKITNICCIGAGYVGGPTMAVVAKQCPDIKVTIVDLNEARIAAWNDPDVNNIPVYEPGLSDVVAEARGRNLFFSTDVDQAIAEAEMIFISVNTPTKTYGSGKGMGADLKWIELCARQIARVSTSDKIIVEKSTLPVRTAEAVRDILHNTGSGVKFQVLSNPEFLAEGTAVEDLLAPDRVLIGGDDSEEGQDAIAALVDVYANWIPRERILTTNVWSSELSKLVANAFLAQRISSINAISELCEKTEANINEVSRAIGTDSRIGPKFLKASVGFGGSCFQKDILNLVYISRSFGLQEVADYWEQVIIMNNHQRKRFALNIVKSLYNTVSGKKIAFLGWAFKKDTNDTRESAAIYVADELLNEQAYIQVYDPKVQRDQIYHDLQYLETRSVESNTSGVSVFEDPYEACDGAHAIAVLTEWDEFKDYDWHKIYSKMLKPAKIFDGRNVLDHKLLKEIGFQVNGIGV from the coding sequence ATGACAAAAATTACAAACATTTGTTGCATTGGTGCAGGATATGTTGGCGGTCCTACTATGGCCGTGGTAGCAAAACAGTGCCCGGATATTAAAGTTACAATCGTGGATTTGAATGAGGCGCGTATCGCCGCCTGGAACGATCCTGATGTTAATAATATCCCCGTTTACGAGCCAGGGTTAAGTGATGTGGTTGCGGAAGCCAGGGGCAGAAACCTGTTTTTTTCGACAGATGTAGATCAGGCCATTGCTGAGGCAGAGATGATTTTTATATCCGTAAATACGCCAACCAAAACCTATGGTTCTGGTAAGGGAATGGGTGCTGATTTAAAATGGATAGAACTTTGTGCCAGACAAATCGCGCGGGTATCCACTTCTGACAAAATCATCGTAGAAAAATCAACTTTGCCGGTTCGTACTGCAGAAGCGGTACGTGATATTCTGCATAACACAGGCAGCGGGGTTAAATTTCAGGTCTTATCTAATCCGGAATTTCTGGCTGAAGGTACTGCCGTGGAAGACTTATTGGCTCCGGATCGTGTACTGATCGGTGGCGACGACTCTGAAGAAGGCCAGGATGCCATTGCAGCCCTTGTAGATGTATATGCGAATTGGATTCCCAGGGAACGGATCCTCACCACAAACGTTTGGTCATCGGAACTTTCTAAATTGGTAGCCAATGCATTTTTGGCGCAAAGAATATCCTCTATAAATGCCATATCTGAACTATGTGAAAAAACGGAGGCTAATATCAATGAAGTATCACGTGCTATTGGTACAGATAGCCGTATAGGACCGAAGTTTTTAAAGGCATCGGTAGGTTTTGGAGGGTCATGTTTTCAAAAAGACATCTTAAATCTGGTTTATATTTCCAGGTCCTTTGGTTTGCAGGAAGTGGCTGATTATTGGGAACAGGTGATCATTATGAACAACCACCAAAGAAAGCGTTTTGCCTTAAATATAGTGAAGAGCCTGTACAATACGGTTTCCGGTAAAAAAATTGCTTTCCTGGGCTGGGCATTTAAAAAAGATACTAATGATACACGGGAATCTGCCGCTATATATGTAGCTGATGAGTTGTTGAACGAACAGGCATATATTCAGGTTTACGATCCTAAAGTACAAAGAGATCAGATATACCATGATCTGCAATATTTAGAAACCAGGTCTGTTGAATCAAATACAAGCGGGGTAAGTGTGTTTGAAGATCCTTATGAGGCCTGTGATGGTGCTCACGCCATAGCTGTTTTGACGGAGTGGGATGAATTTAAGGACTATGATTGGCACAAAATTTATTCAAAAATGCTCAAACCGGCAAAAATTTTCGACGGTAGAAATGTTTTAGATCATAAACTGCTTAAAGAAATAGGTTTTCAGGTAAACGGAATTGGGGTATAA
- the gmd gene encoding GDP-mannose 4,6-dehydratase — MKKALITGITGQDGSYLADLLLKKGYEVHGIKRRSSLFNTDRIDHLYQDPHESNVRFILHYGDLSDSTNLIRIIQQVQPDEIYNLGAMSHVQVSFETPEYTANADGIGTLRILEAIRILGLVEKTKVYQASTSELYGLVQAVPQSETTPFYPRSPYAVAKMYAYWITVNYREAYGMFACNGILFNHESPLRGETFVTRKITRGTAKIALGMQDKLHLGNLDARRDWGHAKDYVEAMWLILQQEKPEDFVIATGVTTTVRDFIKMAFNEVGITVEFKGEGVDEKGYVVACNNQEFQVEIGKEVVAVDPRYFRPTEVELLIGDPAKCKEKLNWSPKYDLAGLVNDMMTSDVQHFQKERMLKEAGYSVKNQFE; from the coding sequence ATGAAAAAAGCCCTTATTACCGGAATAACAGGTCAGGACGGATCTTATTTAGCTGATTTATTACTTAAAAAAGGCTATGAAGTACACGGAATTAAACGTCGCAGCTCATTGTTCAATACCGACAGGATCGATCACTTGTATCAAGATCCACACGAAAGCAATGTACGTTTTATTTTGCATTACGGAGATTTAAGTGATTCGACAAACCTGATTCGCATAATTCAACAGGTTCAGCCAGACGAAATCTACAATCTGGGTGCAATGAGTCACGTACAGGTAAGTTTCGAAACCCCGGAGTATACTGCAAATGCAGACGGAATTGGTACCTTAAGAATTCTTGAAGCGATCCGCATCTTAGGATTAGTGGAGAAGACTAAAGTGTACCAAGCCTCTACCTCCGAACTGTACGGATTAGTTCAGGCTGTGCCACAATCTGAAACGACCCCATTTTATCCCCGCTCTCCTTATGCAGTGGCAAAAATGTATGCTTATTGGATTACTGTAAATTATAGAGAGGCTTATGGAATGTTTGCCTGTAATGGTATTTTATTCAATCATGAAAGTCCTTTACGCGGCGAAACCTTTGTAACCAGGAAAATTACGCGCGGCACAGCAAAAATTGCATTAGGTATGCAAGACAAACTGCACTTAGGAAATTTGGATGCAAGAAGAGACTGGGGTCATGCAAAAGATTATGTAGAGGCCATGTGGCTAATCCTGCAACAAGAAAAACCAGAAGATTTCGTGATCGCAACAGGGGTGACTACTACCGTAAGAGACTTTATCAAGATGGCCTTTAACGAGGTTGGAATTACGGTAGAATTCAAGGGTGAAGGCGTAGATGAAAAAGGTTATGTAGTTGCCTGCAACAACCAGGAGTTCCAGGTAGAAATTGGCAAAGAAGTGGTAGCGGTAGATCCGCGTTATTTCCGACCGACAGAAGTTGAATTATTAATCGGCGATCCGGCTAAATGTAAAGAAAAACTAAATTGGTCTCCTAAATATGATCTTGCCGGGTTAGTAAATGATATGATGACATCCGATGTTCAGCATTTCCAGAAAGAAAGAATGCTGAAAGAAGCAGGTTATTCAGTTAAAAATCAATTCGAATAA
- a CDS encoding NAD-dependent epimerase/dehydratase family protein → MINILFIGGAGFIGSNLISTFVNNSKYKVYVYEPAMANLSRLDKYENKVIILRGGLSDSDLLSAVLNEHNIDIVVHLVSTLIPGSRYEDYKKEFESVIFPTIMLMKLCAERKTKFVYFSSGGTIYGNDINSAFNESDPLAPISYYGLSKQIIENSILFENRIENLNYLIVRPSNPYGPGQMLYANQGLIAVMIGKILAQEQIVIWGDGNSVRDYIYIDDLVDAFYQLIDNDVINEVVNVGSGEGMSVNNVIDHLKKAVGREIDVRYENSRSVDVARMVLDISKLNTLIKVKHTPLEIGMEKFLNYIEKTVKRDA, encoded by the coding sequence ATGATTAATATCCTTTTCATAGGAGGTGCAGGTTTTATTGGTAGTAATCTGATAAGTACTTTCGTTAATAACTCAAAATATAAGGTTTACGTATATGAACCTGCTATGGCTAATTTATCTCGTTTGGACAAATACGAGAATAAAGTGATCATTTTAAGAGGTGGGTTATCAGATAGTGATTTACTGAGTGCAGTACTAAATGAGCATAATATTGACATCGTTGTTCATTTAGTATCAACGCTAATACCAGGAAGTCGTTATGAGGATTATAAGAAGGAATTTGAAAGTGTTATTTTTCCAACAATTATGCTCATGAAGTTATGTGCAGAACGGAAAACTAAATTTGTTTACTTTTCATCGGGTGGTACTATTTACGGGAATGATATAAATTCAGCATTTAACGAATCGGATCCGCTTGCGCCTATCTCATATTATGGATTATCTAAACAAATAATAGAAAATAGTATTTTATTTGAAAACCGAATAGAGAATCTTAATTATTTGATAGTCCGCCCATCAAATCCTTATGGACCTGGTCAAATGTTATACGCAAACCAAGGCCTGATTGCGGTTATGATTGGTAAGATATTGGCTCAAGAACAAATCGTGATTTGGGGTGATGGAAATAGTGTGCGTGATTATATTTACATTGATGACCTGGTAGATGCTTTTTACCAGCTCATAGATAACGATGTGATTAATGAGGTAGTTAATGTTGGCAGTGGTGAGGGAATGTCTGTTAATAACGTTATTGACCACCTGAAAAAAGCGGTTGGTCGAGAAATAGATGTAAGATATGAAAATAGTAGGTCAGTTGACGTTGCAAGAATGGTTTTAGATATCTCAAAATTGAATACTCTTATAAAAGTAAAACATACACCCTTAGAAATTGGGATGGAAAAATTTTTAAACTATATAGAAAAAACTGTAAAAAGAGATGCTTAA
- a CDS encoding glycosyltransferase family 2 protein, with protein MLNKPYISFCIPTFNRLEILQKTIESIYADKEVDLDDFEVIISDNEPNQSAREIIEKFSYKNLYYYPTNTTGFLNSFNVLKFGNGHFLKLHNNYTMLKRNSLKEMIEEVKRNLDSKPVIFYTDGLKQYNAVRQYDSYDKFMRALSYFSSWSTGFGIWKDDFDKVQGSLKINEYFPQTSLLVTQADKVNFIINDLNVFDNQHIPKKGGYNIFKVFAVDFVSLIKGECDAGKISHETFDKIKKDLLLNYIAVRYFKTVIARLDNFEKSDIKKSIGVYYSPSFYYLMILTSLFSPLKHLKRKFNI; from the coding sequence ATGCTTAACAAACCTTATATTTCTTTTTGTATCCCCACATTTAACAGATTGGAAATTTTACAAAAAACGATTGAGAGCATTTATGCCGACAAAGAAGTGGATTTAGATGATTTTGAAGTTATCATTTCTGATAACGAGCCAAATCAAAGTGCCAGGGAAATAATTGAGAAGTTTTCATATAAGAATTTGTACTACTATCCAACTAACACTACGGGATTTTTAAATTCGTTTAACGTGTTGAAATTCGGAAATGGTCATTTTTTAAAGTTGCATAATAATTACACAATGCTGAAGAGAAATTCTCTTAAAGAAATGATTGAGGAAGTAAAAAGAAATTTAGATAGCAAGCCAGTAATTTTCTATACCGACGGACTAAAGCAGTATAATGCTGTTAGGCAATATGACTCCTATGATAAATTTATGCGTGCGCTATCTTATTTTTCTTCATGGAGTACCGGGTTTGGTATTTGGAAAGATGATTTTGATAAAGTGCAGGGATCATTAAAAATAAATGAATATTTTCCTCAAACGTCTTTGTTAGTGACCCAAGCTGATAAGGTTAATTTTATTATTAATGACCTAAATGTTTTTGATAATCAGCATATACCCAAAAAGGGAGGCTATAATATTTTTAAAGTTTTTGCCGTTGATTTTGTTAGTTTAATTAAAGGAGAATGTGATGCAGGAAAGATTAGTCATGAAACGTTTGACAAAATAAAAAAGGACTTACTTCTAAATTATATAGCCGTTCGATACTTTAAGACGGTTATAGCCAGGCTTGACAATTTTGAGAAAAGTGATATTAAAAAGAGTATAGGGGTTTATTATTCGCCATCATTTTATTACTTAATGATTCTAACATCTCTTTTTTCTCCATTAAAACATTTAAAAAGGAAATTTAATATTTAA
- a CDS encoding glycoside hydrolase family 99-like domain-containing protein yields the protein MEQKLNIDLLKEFFKFNMKFVILISFIFCTTSLYGQRIPVTLGAYYFDGWNGKSTNNLLTDSLKVRYLERKPKWGWITSTSYIMDQQIQLAERNGIDFFSFCWYLPREKSADEEPLNNAVGLFMKSQLNSKMKFSILVANHPPYLITPENWNIATAEWIRLFKNKRYLKTNQKPLLTFFTFRTLLQEFGSVKALADSITSFRAKVKAAGFEGVALAVNLTDPNDNVLSANAKAAGFDIFTGYNYHDSGLKANDTLTPINSMIDAEHKVWDLTKDKTNQFIPVTTLNWDPRPWRPGNENKIKRFSGFSGHSVEMSVSAMLSWMSVNKMYLTKERIALVYAWNEYGEGGWLTPSKLYGNQLLDGLRRAKQKKTQTK from the coding sequence ATGGAACAGAAGCTAAATATTGATCTATTAAAAGAATTTTTTAAATTTAATATGAAGTTTGTAATATTAATTAGTTTTATTTTTTGCACTACTTCATTATACGGTCAAAGAATCCCTGTTACATTGGGAGCGTATTATTTCGATGGATGGAATGGAAAGAGTACAAATAATCTATTGACAGATAGCTTAAAAGTTCGCTATTTGGAAAGAAAACCAAAATGGGGATGGATTACCAGTACATCATATATTATGGATCAGCAAATTCAGCTGGCTGAACGCAACGGAATAGATTTTTTTAGTTTTTGTTGGTATTTGCCACGAGAAAAATCAGCTGATGAAGAGCCTTTAAATAATGCTGTTGGGCTTTTCATGAAATCACAGCTTAATAGTAAGATGAAGTTTTCAATCTTGGTGGCTAATCATCCGCCTTATTTAATAACTCCTGAAAACTGGAATATTGCTACTGCTGAATGGATTAGACTATTTAAAAATAAACGTTATCTAAAAACAAATCAAAAACCGTTATTGACTTTTTTCACATTTAGAACACTCTTGCAAGAATTTGGTTCCGTCAAAGCACTTGCAGATTCGATAACGAGTTTCAGAGCCAAAGTGAAGGCAGCCGGTTTTGAGGGGGTAGCTCTTGCTGTAAATTTAACTGATCCAAATGATAATGTTTTGTCAGCTAATGCTAAAGCTGCAGGTTTCGATATTTTCACAGGTTATAATTATCATGATTCGGGTTTAAAAGCAAATGATACGTTGACTCCAATTAATTCTATGATTGATGCAGAGCATAAGGTTTGGGATTTAACTAAAGATAAAACTAATCAGTTCATACCTGTTACTACACTAAATTGGGATCCGAGGCCATGGCGTCCCGGCAATGAGAATAAAATCAAGAGATTTAGTGGCTTTTCAGGTCATAGTGTTGAAATGTCTGTTTCTGCTATGCTTAGTTGGATGAGTGTAAATAAAATGTATTTAACAAAAGAACGAATAGCACTCGTATATGCGTGGAATGAGTATGGAGAAGGTGGATGGCTGACTCCCTCTAAACTCTATGGCAATCAACTTCTTGATGGACTTAGAAGAGCTAAACAAAAAAAAACACAAACTAAATGA
- a CDS encoding undecaprenyl-phosphate glucose phosphotransferase: MNSPTRYLYLLKYILPVTDLIMLNVVYFSTYYLTPLLGKNMHNEIDRHHVVVCNLIWLFGSAIFGLYSSYGARKLERIYRGTYRTLALHFVLYLSYLLFSAEYEFSRTFLIVFYILLVGAFILNRFVGTFIQYVVINKFNAAKKVAVMGSNETATRLSDYIHKQRSLDFFGFVGDDDDIYDSMDGNDRISEKMGKAVESGVKEIYVAIAPHRMNDVSRLVSVADQQCVRLKFVPDIGGALAAPYTISYMGGEFPMITLRNEPLEIMGNRFKKRAFDVIFSAFVIVFIMSWLYPIIAILIKLQSPGPVLFKQLRSGRNDEPFWCWKFRSMKINKDSDHKQATKDDDRITKIGHFLRKTSLDEMPQFFNVFFGSMSVVGPRPHMLKHTEEYKKIISQFMVRHFLKPGITGWAQVNGFRGETKEDDAMENRVKFDIFYLENWTAMLDVKIIFMTVINALRGEENAY; encoded by the coding sequence ATGAACTCCCCAACGAGATACTTATATCTGCTAAAGTATATTTTGCCGGTTACGGACTTAATTATGCTTAATGTGGTGTATTTTTCTACCTATTATTTAACACCTCTTTTAGGTAAAAACATGCACAATGAAATCGATCGGCACCATGTGGTTGTCTGCAATTTGATTTGGCTCTTCGGATCTGCAATCTTTGGGCTTTACTCCTCTTATGGGGCCAGAAAACTTGAGCGGATCTACAGGGGTACCTATCGTACGCTGGCCCTGCACTTTGTTTTATACCTGTCGTACTTATTGTTTTCTGCAGAATATGAATTTTCAAGAACTTTTTTGATCGTTTTTTATATTTTACTGGTCGGCGCATTTATCCTGAATAGATTTGTTGGGACGTTTATTCAATACGTTGTGATCAACAAATTTAATGCAGCAAAAAAGGTGGCTGTAATGGGATCAAATGAAACGGCTACGAGATTGTCAGACTATATTCATAAGCAAAGAAGTTTAGACTTTTTTGGATTTGTTGGCGATGATGATGATATCTATGATTCGATGGATGGTAATGACAGGATCTCAGAGAAAATGGGAAAAGCTGTCGAGTCTGGCGTGAAAGAAATTTATGTAGCGATAGCACCGCATAGGATGAATGATGTGAGCAGATTGGTATCCGTTGCGGATCAGCAGTGTGTGAGGCTAAAGTTTGTGCCTGATATTGGCGGAGCGTTGGCAGCCCCTTATACGATATCCTATATGGGTGGTGAATTTCCGATGATCACCTTGCGGAATGAACCTTTAGAGATCATGGGGAACCGATTCAAGAAACGTGCTTTTGATGTGATTTTTAGTGCCTTTGTTATTGTATTTATAATGAGCTGGCTCTATCCGATAATTGCCATCCTGATTAAACTCCAAAGTCCGGGCCCTGTACTCTTCAAGCAGCTCCGAAGCGGAAGGAATGATGAGCCATTTTGGTGCTGGAAATTTAGGAGCATGAAAATCAATAAGGATAGTGATCACAAGCAGGCTACTAAGGATGATGATCGAATTACTAAAATTGGACACTTCCTGCGTAAAACAAGCCTGGATGAAATGCCCCAGTTTTTTAATGTCTTTTTCGGGTCAATGAGTGTTGTTGGCCCACGTCCGCACATGCTGAAACATACTGAAGAATATAAGAAGATTATTAGTCAGTTTATGGTTCGCCACTTTTTAAAACCAGGAATAACTGGCTGGGCGCAGGTTAATGGGTTTAGGGGCGAAACCAAGGAGGACGATGCCATGGAGAACAGGGTCAAATTCGATATCTTTTATCTGGAAAACTGGACGGCTATGCTTGATGTTAAAATTATTTTTATGACGGTAATTAATGCCTTAAGAGGAGAAGAGAATGCTTATTGA
- a CDS encoding mannose-1-phosphate guanylyltransferase, which yields MDKNNFVLIMAGGVGSRFWPKSRNDFPKQFLDILGIGKSLLQLTYERFLKLCPAENIFIVTNSQYQDIILKQLEGISPDQIICEPSRNNTAPCIAYASFKVNAMNPNANVVVAPSDHFILYEDIFIEKIKQALTFTSQNEALVTLGITPTRPDTGYGYIKYQIPETDGVHKVTEFKEKPSAIKAQEFLAEGNYVWNAGIFIWRVSTILKALEQYSAEIYNIFQSGNDIYNTVNEREFIDTNYPNCPNISIDYAIMEQAENVYTIPSEFGWSDLGTWASLYEAANKNEENNVIAARQIDVKETTNSIIHINGEKLAVIRGLDNFIVVDEGNALLIYPKSNEQEIKEVVKNLGVIHGDRFN from the coding sequence GTGGATAAAAATAATTTTGTACTAATAATGGCAGGCGGTGTTGGAAGCCGTTTTTGGCCGAAGAGCCGTAATGACTTTCCTAAACAATTTCTGGATATCTTAGGCATTGGAAAGTCTTTGTTACAATTAACCTACGAACGCTTTCTTAAACTTTGTCCTGCAGAGAACATTTTCATTGTTACCAATAGTCAATATCAGGATATTATTTTGAAACAGTTAGAAGGAATAAGCCCAGACCAGATTATCTGTGAACCGAGCCGTAATAATACCGCACCTTGCATTGCTTATGCCTCCTTCAAGGTCAATGCAATGAATCCCAATGCAAATGTTGTGGTAGCACCTTCTGATCATTTCATTTTATATGAAGATATCTTTATAGAAAAAATAAAGCAGGCTTTAACTTTCACTAGTCAAAATGAAGCGCTGGTCACACTAGGCATAACACCAACCAGACCAGATACCGGCTATGGGTATATCAAATATCAGATCCCTGAAACAGATGGTGTTCATAAGGTTACCGAATTCAAAGAAAAGCCATCCGCAATCAAGGCTCAAGAATTTTTAGCTGAAGGAAATTATGTGTGGAATGCTGGTATATTTATCTGGAGAGTGAGCACGATTTTGAAAGCCCTTGAGCAGTATTCTGCTGAGATCTATAATATATTCCAATCGGGTAACGACATTTACAATACGGTAAATGAGCGTGAATTTATAGATACCAACTATCCAAATTGCCCGAACATTTCTATTGACTATGCGATTATGGAACAGGCAGAAAATGTTTACACTATACCATCAGAATTTGGATGGTCTGATTTAGGTACATGGGCCTCACTTTACGAGGCGGCTAACAAAAATGAGGAAAACAATGTAATAGCCGCAAGGCAAATTGATGTTAAGGAGACAACTAACAGTATTATCCACATTAACGGAGAGAAATTGGCAGTAATTAGAGGGCTGGATAATTTCATTGTTGTTGATGAAGGCAATGCGTTATTAATTTATCCAAAATCGAATGAACAGGAGATCAAAGAAGTGGTTAAGAACTTAGGCGTAATTCACGGCGACCGCTTCAATTGA